The following proteins come from a genomic window of Corallococcus sp. NCRR:
- a CDS encoding LysR family transcriptional regulator encodes MKLSAFDLNHVRALHHLLEEAHVTRAAKKLGITPAAASNALHRLRVDFDDPLLVRNGRSLVRTQRAEALRAPAREVMLAAGRLFDQGRPFDPATATWDLYVTTSDRVAELLLPTLDRLLGARAPGALLTLRTQTPDLGTFLREHGGIAIVPEVAKERDLRSQRLFVDDFVCVMRGAHPLATGRMSLKRFTEWEHVLVAPLAQSRRGGIDVLLEKEGFPRRVTRVVTTFSLALPLVLGSDRLAVLPRSFASAHAKALGLALRPLPVPMPPIEMLLAWHLGNEGDPKHAWLRGLVQDAVRAAGLATT; translated from the coding sequence GTGAAACTCTCGGCCTTCGACCTGAACCACGTGCGCGCGCTTCATCATCTCCTCGAGGAGGCTCACGTCACACGCGCGGCGAAGAAGCTGGGAATCACGCCCGCGGCGGCGAGCAATGCCCTGCACCGGCTGCGCGTCGACTTCGACGACCCGCTCCTGGTCCGCAACGGAAGGTCGCTCGTGCGAACGCAGCGGGCCGAGGCGCTTCGCGCGCCCGCCAGGGAGGTGATGCTCGCGGCCGGACGACTGTTCGACCAGGGACGTCCCTTCGACCCGGCGACCGCGACCTGGGACCTCTACGTGACGACGTCGGACCGCGTCGCGGAGCTGCTCCTGCCGACGCTCGACCGGCTCCTCGGGGCGCGGGCTCCCGGGGCCCTGCTCACGCTGCGGACCCAGACGCCGGACCTGGGGACGTTCCTGCGGGAGCACGGCGGGATCGCCATCGTCCCGGAGGTCGCGAAGGAGCGGGACCTGCGCTCACAACGCCTGTTCGTCGACGACTTCGTCTGCGTCATGCGCGGGGCGCATCCGCTCGCCACCGGGCGCATGTCCCTGAAACGGTTCACCGAGTGGGAGCACGTCCTGGTGGCCCCACTCGCGCAGTCGCGCCGTGGCGGCATCGACGTGCTCCTGGAGAAGGAGGGGTTCCCGCGTCGCGTGACGCGCGTGGTGACCACGTTCTCCCTGGCACTGCCGCTCGTTCTAGGTTCGGACCGGCTCGCCGTCCTTCCGCGCAGCTTCGCCTCCGCGCACGCGAAGGCACTCGGACTCGCGCTTCGGCCCCTGCCTGTCCCGATGCCTCCCATCGAGATGCTCCTGGCCTGGCATCTGGGGAACGAGGGCGACCCGAAGCACGCCTGGCTCCGCGGGCTCGTACAGGACGCAGTACGAGCCGCGGGCCTGGCGACCACGTAA
- a CDS encoding AAA family ATPase has product MESAAPAPLPPSDATPEDLRAVEELAQARNAIVEQIEKRVVGQRDVVEHLLISLFSRGHCLFVGVPGLAKTLLISTLADVLNLSFNRIQFTPDLMPSDITGTDILEEDKTTGRRSFRFMQGPLFANIILADEVNRTPPKTQAALLQAMQEYRVTAGGRTYPLELPFLVFATQNPIEQEGTYPLPEAQLDRFMFLVDVGYPTAEEEVQIVKSTTAGAPPKLEKILSPERILALQELVRRVPVPDHVVRYAVELVRHTRPKEAGAPDFVAKNVSWGAGPRASQYLVLAAKARAILNGRFVATVEDVRALARPVLRHRVLPNFTAESDGITSVKLIDQLLTVVKG; this is encoded by the coding sequence ATGGAAAGCGCCGCCCCCGCCCCTCTTCCCCCGTCCGACGCCACCCCCGAGGACCTGCGCGCCGTCGAAGAGCTTGCCCAGGCCCGCAACGCCATCGTCGAGCAGATTGAAAAGCGCGTCGTCGGCCAGCGGGACGTGGTGGAGCACCTGCTCATCTCGCTCTTCAGCCGCGGCCACTGCCTCTTCGTGGGCGTGCCGGGCCTGGCGAAGACGCTGCTCATCTCCACGCTGGCGGACGTGCTCAACCTGTCCTTCAACCGCATCCAGTTCACGCCGGACCTGATGCCGTCGGACATCACCGGCACGGACATCCTGGAGGAGGACAAGACCACCGGCCGCCGCTCCTTCCGCTTCATGCAGGGCCCGCTGTTCGCGAACATCATCCTCGCGGACGAGGTGAACCGCACGCCGCCCAAGACGCAGGCCGCGCTCCTCCAGGCCATGCAGGAGTACCGCGTCACCGCCGGTGGCCGCACGTACCCGCTGGAGCTGCCCTTCCTCGTCTTCGCGACGCAGAACCCCATCGAGCAGGAGGGCACCTATCCCCTCCCCGAAGCGCAGCTGGACCGCTTCATGTTCCTGGTGGACGTGGGCTACCCCACCGCCGAGGAGGAGGTGCAGATCGTCAAGAGCACCACCGCCGGCGCGCCGCCGAAGCTGGAGAAGATCCTCTCCCCCGAGCGCATCCTCGCCCTGCAGGAGCTGGTGCGCCGCGTGCCGGTGCCGGACCACGTGGTGCGCTACGCGGTGGAGCTGGTGCGCCACACGCGCCCCAAGGAAGCGGGCGCGCCGGACTTCGTGGCGAAGAACGTGTCCTGGGGCGCGGGTCCCCGCGCGAGCCAGTACCTGGTGCTCGCGGCCAAGGCGCGCGCCATCCTCAACGGCCGCTTCGTGGCCACGGTGGAGGACGTGCGGGCGCTGGCGAGGCCCGTGCTGCGCCACCGCGTGCTGCCCAACTTCACCGCGGAGAGCGACGGCATCACGTCCGTGAAGCTCATCGACCAGCTCCTCACGGTGGTGAAGGGCTAG
- a CDS encoding DUF58 domain-containing protein, with protein MSLLDAQTLSRLQGVKLRARAVMEGVLSGLHKSPHQGQSVEFAEHKEYAPGDELRHLDWKAYGKFDKYYVKRFEHETNLRSVMVVDASASMGYQSGAMSKLEVAKTLAGALSYLLVRQQDAAGLAVMVGGAFKDVPPRASAGHLNVLLDTLEHTQPKGPTDLGSAADHLAEVLPRRSTVIVLSDLLDERQEALKRILALRQRKNDVAVFHLVDPAELTFPFDDPTLFLDMEGEGRIEVNPREIKQSYLEEFGAFLADVKAKCAEADVDYELVRTDERLDEVLLRFLGRRGRRR; from the coding sequence ATGTCGCTGCTCGACGCCCAGACGCTGTCCCGCCTCCAGGGCGTGAAGCTGCGCGCCCGCGCCGTGATGGAGGGCGTGCTGTCCGGCCTCCACAAGAGCCCCCATCAGGGCCAGAGCGTGGAGTTCGCCGAGCACAAGGAGTACGCCCCCGGCGACGAGCTGCGCCACCTGGACTGGAAGGCCTACGGCAAGTTCGACAAGTACTACGTCAAGCGCTTCGAGCATGAGACGAACCTGCGCTCGGTGATGGTCGTGGATGCGTCCGCGTCCATGGGCTACCAGAGCGGCGCGATGTCCAAGCTGGAGGTGGCCAAGACGCTCGCGGGCGCGCTCAGCTACCTGCTCGTGCGCCAGCAGGACGCGGCGGGCCTGGCCGTCATGGTGGGCGGCGCGTTCAAGGACGTGCCGCCCCGCGCCTCCGCCGGACACCTCAACGTGCTGCTGGACACGCTGGAGCATACGCAGCCCAAGGGCCCCACGGACCTGGGCAGCGCGGCGGATCACCTGGCGGAGGTGCTGCCCCGGCGCTCCACGGTCATCGTGCTGTCGGACCTGCTGGATGAGCGGCAGGAGGCCCTCAAGCGCATCCTGGCCCTCAGGCAGCGCAAGAACGACGTGGCGGTGTTCCACCTGGTGGACCCCGCGGAGCTGACGTTCCCCTTCGACGACCCCACGCTCTTCCTGGACATGGAGGGCGAGGGCCGCATCGAGGTGAACCCGCGCGAAATCAAGCAGAGCTACCTGGAGGAGTTCGGCGCGTTCCTCGCGGACGTGAAGGCGAAGTGCGCCGAGGCCGACGTGGACTACGAGCTGGTGCGCACGGACGAGCGGCTGGATGAGGTGCTGCTGCGCTTCCTGGGACGCCGAGGGAGGCGCCGGTGA
- a CDS encoding BatA domain-containing protein has product MTFGNPWFLLGALGALIPVLVHLFDRRRPRAHPFGPLAFVLRSQKRTASRLKLKRLLLYALRTLILLAIPIALARPEFTRDAQAATVTRGPAATAVILDASLSMRWSDGTSNFEKGRDEARDALKDLLPEEPATVMVCTGAPEAPPPPGFDRARLRALVDEAKPTYGTADLSRCLDMAARSLEENPMPGKRLVVVSDMTGSGFRLEAPPPTVKGPTGAMVKPEVVLRDVASGRESLDNHALVDLRVEPALQAGPRAYQFTFTVRNFGTKPAKDLEAAVRVGESTLAKGFVDVPAGGTTQKTLTVRFPQGGTVVGQVTLAPDALAEDDRRAFVLPVPRGLKALVVNGSPHATRYRDEAFFVDAALTSPGSPVDVAVRDAEVGLREDFSAYDLVLLLNTTAPSEEEAQKLTAFVENGGGLFVSVGDHVNPEAYNSRLGKLLPRPLRLVRTSAEREDPDAETKTAKLAQVKVDHPLFAPFTGRAEEGLIGARFYKYMLLEADSPSAPGTSQVLATYEDGAPAVAVARRGKGRVALFTSTVDRDWSDFAIRTSFLPLMQRFAAYLTGSLEEREEVRVRVGETVTLRPEGTQKVAGVRAPDGSELPVKAQPDGSFVAGPTVEPGVHAVLGADGKPVAALDFAATLDPAESDLTRVPPDTLTAYFGEDTVKASTGDADKPAVPLWTWLILAACLAFFFEGTLLRK; this is encoded by the coding sequence GTGACGTTCGGCAACCCGTGGTTCCTGCTGGGCGCGCTGGGTGCGCTCATCCCCGTGCTGGTGCACCTGTTCGACCGGCGCCGGCCGAGGGCGCATCCGTTCGGGCCGCTCGCGTTCGTGCTGCGCAGCCAGAAGCGCACGGCGAGCCGGCTGAAGCTGAAGCGGCTGCTCCTGTACGCGCTGCGCACGCTCATCCTGCTGGCGATCCCCATCGCGCTGGCGCGGCCGGAGTTCACCCGCGACGCGCAGGCGGCCACGGTGACGCGCGGGCCCGCGGCCACGGCGGTCATCCTGGACGCGTCGCTGTCCATGCGCTGGTCGGACGGCACGTCGAACTTCGAGAAGGGCCGCGACGAGGCGCGCGACGCGCTCAAGGACCTGCTGCCGGAGGAGCCCGCCACGGTGATGGTGTGCACGGGCGCGCCGGAAGCGCCGCCGCCGCCGGGCTTCGACCGGGCGCGGCTGCGCGCGCTGGTGGACGAGGCGAAGCCCACCTACGGCACCGCGGACCTGTCGCGCTGCCTGGACATGGCCGCTCGGTCGCTGGAGGAGAACCCCATGCCGGGCAAGCGCCTGGTGGTGGTCTCCGACATGACGGGCTCCGGCTTCCGGCTGGAAGCGCCGCCGCCCACGGTGAAGGGGCCCACGGGGGCGATGGTGAAGCCGGAGGTCGTGCTGCGCGACGTGGCGTCCGGACGCGAGTCGCTGGACAACCACGCGCTGGTGGACCTGCGCGTGGAGCCCGCCCTGCAGGCGGGGCCGCGCGCGTACCAATTCACCTTCACGGTGCGCAACTTCGGCACGAAGCCGGCCAAGGACCTGGAGGCCGCGGTGCGCGTGGGCGAGTCCACGCTGGCCAAGGGCTTCGTGGACGTGCCCGCGGGCGGCACGACGCAGAAGACGCTGACGGTGCGCTTCCCGCAGGGCGGCACGGTGGTGGGCCAGGTGACGCTCGCGCCGGACGCGCTGGCGGAGGATGACCGGAGGGCCTTCGTGCTGCCGGTGCCGCGCGGGCTGAAGGCGCTGGTGGTGAATGGCTCGCCGCACGCGACGCGCTACCGGGACGAGGCCTTCTTCGTGGACGCGGCGCTCACGTCGCCGGGCTCGCCGGTGGACGTGGCGGTGCGCGACGCGGAGGTGGGGCTGCGCGAGGACTTCAGCGCGTACGACCTGGTGCTGCTGCTCAACACGACGGCGCCGTCGGAGGAAGAAGCACAGAAGCTGACGGCCTTCGTGGAGAACGGCGGAGGCCTCTTCGTGAGCGTGGGCGACCACGTGAACCCGGAGGCGTACAACTCACGGCTCGGCAAGCTCCTGCCGCGACCCCTGCGCCTGGTGCGTACGAGCGCCGAGCGGGAAGACCCGGACGCGGAGACGAAGACGGCGAAGCTGGCGCAGGTGAAGGTGGACCATCCGCTGTTCGCGCCCTTCACGGGCCGCGCGGAGGAGGGGCTCATCGGGGCGCGCTTCTACAAGTACATGCTGCTGGAGGCGGACAGCCCGTCCGCGCCGGGCACCAGCCAGGTGCTGGCCACGTACGAGGACGGGGCGCCCGCGGTGGCGGTGGCGCGCCGGGGCAAGGGCCGAGTGGCGCTCTTCACCAGCACGGTGGACCGCGACTGGAGTGACTTCGCCATCCGCACGAGCTTCCTGCCGCTGATGCAACGCTTCGCCGCGTACCTCACGGGCTCGCTGGAGGAGCGCGAGGAGGTGCGCGTGCGCGTGGGCGAGACCGTGACGCTGCGCCCGGAGGGCACGCAGAAGGTGGCGGGCGTGCGCGCGCCGGATGGCAGCGAACTGCCGGTGAAGGCGCAGCCGGACGGTTCGTTCGTGGCGGGCCCCACGGTGGAGCCGGGAGTGCACGCGGTGCTGGGCGCGGATGGGAAGCCCGTGGCCGCGCTGGACTTCGCCGCCACGCTGGACCCGGCGGAGAGCGACCTGACGCGCGTGCCGCCGGACACGCTGACGGCCTACTTCGGCGAGGACACGGTGAAGGCCTCCACGGGGGACGCGGACAAGCCCGCCGTACCGCTGTGGACGTGGCTCATCCTGGCCGCGTGCCTGGCGTTCTTCTTCGAAGGCACGCTCCTCCGGAAGTAG
- the nagZ gene encoding beta-N-acetylhexosaminidase, with amino-acid sequence MVGFPGTRIDADLAALMDDGIYGAILFKRNVGTAAETATLCRDIKTRAGRPFILSVDQEGGRVARLRGEPFTALPPMRELGQRGDESLAERVGRLLAHELRAVGFDWDFAPVLDVDTNPANPVIGDRSFSRDPVEVGRLGVALAKGLEAGGVASCGKHFPGHGDTTTDSHLTLPKLPHDLERLRRVELVPFQAFAKAGLASLMTAHVLFDALEQGVPATMSHRALHDLLRKELGFDGVVVSDDLEMKAIADHYSVAEAAVQGTLAGVDLFLVCHKAEVQRTAIEALVKAVESGRVPRERITEAHRRLDALAARFAHPAEDRLATLGDAEHRSLAQGLASAFTGKDPTEVMLASR; translated from the coding sequence ATGGTGGGCTTCCCTGGCACCCGCATCGACGCCGACCTCGCGGCGCTGATGGACGACGGCATCTACGGCGCCATCCTCTTCAAGCGCAACGTGGGCACCGCGGCGGAGACCGCGACGCTGTGCCGTGACATCAAGACGCGCGCGGGCCGGCCGTTCATCCTCTCCGTGGACCAGGAGGGTGGCCGGGTGGCGCGCCTTCGCGGTGAGCCCTTCACCGCCCTGCCTCCCATGCGCGAGCTGGGACAGCGCGGCGACGAGTCCCTGGCCGAACGCGTGGGCCGGTTGCTCGCGCACGAGCTGCGCGCCGTGGGCTTCGACTGGGACTTCGCCCCCGTGCTCGACGTGGACACCAACCCGGCCAATCCCGTGATTGGCGACCGCAGCTTCAGCCGCGACCCGGTGGAGGTGGGCCGTCTGGGCGTGGCGCTCGCGAAGGGACTGGAGGCCGGCGGCGTGGCGTCCTGCGGGAAGCACTTCCCCGGCCACGGCGACACGACGACGGACAGCCACCTCACCCTGCCGAAGCTGCCGCACGACCTGGAGCGCCTGCGCCGCGTGGAGCTGGTGCCGTTCCAGGCCTTCGCGAAGGCGGGGCTCGCGTCGCTGATGACGGCGCACGTGCTGTTCGACGCGCTGGAGCAGGGCGTCCCGGCCACCATGAGCCACCGCGCGCTGCATGACCTGCTCCGCAAGGAGCTGGGCTTCGACGGCGTGGTCGTCAGCGATGACCTGGAGATGAAGGCCATCGCGGACCACTACTCCGTGGCGGAGGCCGCGGTGCAGGGCACGCTCGCGGGCGTGGACCTGTTCCTCGTGTGCCACAAGGCGGAGGTGCAGCGCACCGCCATCGAAGCGCTGGTGAAGGCGGTGGAGTCCGGCCGCGTCCCGCGCGAGCGCATCACCGAAGCGCACCGCCGCCTGGACGCGCTCGCCGCCCGCTTCGCGCACCCCGCCGAGGACCGGCTCGCCACGCTGGGCGACGCGGAGCACCGCTCCCTGGCCCAGGGCCTTGCCAGTGCATTCACCGGCAAGGACCCCACGGAGGTCATGCTCGCGTCGCGGTAG
- a CDS encoding Kelch repeat-containing protein — protein sequence MRGMKREALVLVLGLAWAVMACGGQVPDTGSARLVAVVQSASAASVTQVTVAVSGPGMAPMSGALVKDGSGWSGTLSFIPVGTGREFVAKAFDAAGVLRFEGRASGVTIGAEQTTVMLTLQDLETPPPFDNDAPVIQSVTVSSSAVAPGGRITLTAVAKDPNEGDTLTYAWTAASGTFSAAASATTNWTAPSTEGPVVLTLTVRDAQGAEARLSVTLTVTTPTGQALVQASFNLWPRVTRVTASETAVEVGGTTVATALAADADGDGLSYLWTAGCEGTWTDATQASASFTPGALPPAAEDCNRCPLTVTVRDGRGGVGTGTLRICVGTRDSLRFHPEIVGTSPATATVVASARMTFGVTARDAQDRALTFHWTAGGGTFEPPVSGATSSEVVWLPPACIAPGAQSTVTATVENALGLSTEKTFTVTGLPACAYSGWSAAGTLNSARSYVSAALLPSGQVLAAGGYTVGEGDMAAKPLADLYNPATRAWTPTGPMVAARREHTLTTLPSGKVLAVGGTNKLSSVPLATAELYDPATGTWASTGSMALGRFGHGVVLLPSGEVLVVGGVVGASNGGSPTATAELYNPATGTWRSAGNMSVSRRLHAVALLASGQVLVSGGVSGAALPLGPSELYDPSTGKWTVTGSMVQPRSMHSLTVLASGQVLAAGGQNKTQLVGEAELYDPATQSWSVVGKMVRGRTHAVTALLPSGRVLVTGGSSVFSSTTATATSEVFDPTSGLWTATSSLGRARIEPGAVQLPSGQVLVVGGFAGYSLSAAELYTE from the coding sequence ATGCGAGGAATGAAGCGGGAGGCGCTGGTCCTGGTGCTGGGACTGGCGTGGGCCGTCATGGCCTGTGGCGGGCAGGTCCCGGACACCGGGAGCGCCCGGCTGGTGGCCGTGGTCCAGTCCGCGAGCGCGGCCAGCGTCACCCAGGTCACCGTGGCGGTGTCGGGCCCGGGGATGGCGCCCATGTCGGGGGCGCTCGTCAAGGACGGGAGTGGCTGGAGCGGCACGCTGTCCTTCATTCCGGTGGGCACCGGCCGGGAGTTCGTCGCGAAGGCCTTCGACGCCGCCGGCGTGCTCCGCTTCGAGGGACGGGCGTCCGGCGTCACCATCGGGGCGGAGCAGACGACGGTGATGCTCACCCTGCAGGACCTGGAGACGCCACCGCCCTTCGACAATGACGCCCCCGTCATCCAGTCGGTCACGGTGTCGTCCAGCGCCGTCGCGCCCGGAGGGCGCATCACGTTGACGGCCGTGGCGAAGGACCCCAATGAGGGGGACACGCTGACGTATGCGTGGACCGCCGCGTCGGGGACCTTCAGCGCCGCGGCCAGCGCCACGACGAACTGGACCGCGCCTTCGACGGAGGGGCCCGTGGTCCTCACGTTGACGGTACGCGACGCCCAGGGCGCGGAGGCCAGGCTGAGCGTCACGCTGACGGTGACGACCCCGACCGGACAGGCGCTCGTGCAGGCCTCCTTCAACCTGTGGCCGCGGGTGACGCGTGTCACCGCGTCGGAGACGGCGGTGGAGGTGGGCGGCACGACGGTGGCCACGGCCCTGGCCGCGGACGCGGATGGGGACGGGCTTTCGTACCTGTGGACCGCCGGCTGCGAGGGTACCTGGACGGACGCGACGCAGGCCTCCGCGTCCTTCACGCCAGGCGCCCTTCCGCCCGCCGCGGAGGACTGCAACCGCTGCCCCCTGACGGTGACGGTGCGGGACGGGCGGGGCGGCGTGGGGACGGGGACGCTGCGCATCTGCGTGGGGACTCGGGACAGCCTGCGCTTCCACCCGGAGATTGTCGGCACTTCGCCCGCCACGGCCACGGTGGTGGCCAGCGCCCGGATGACCTTCGGGGTGACGGCTCGGGACGCCCAGGACCGCGCGCTCACCTTCCACTGGACCGCCGGTGGCGGCACCTTCGAGCCGCCCGTGTCGGGCGCCACGTCGAGCGAGGTCGTGTGGCTGCCGCCGGCATGCATCGCCCCGGGCGCGCAGTCCACCGTCACCGCCACCGTGGAGAACGCCCTGGGCCTGTCCACGGAGAAGACCTTCACGGTGACGGGGCTGCCGGCCTGTGCGTATTCCGGCTGGAGCGCCGCGGGCACCCTGAACTCCGCGCGTTCGTACGTCAGCGCGGCGCTGCTGCCTTCCGGGCAGGTGCTGGCGGCCGGTGGGTACACCGTGGGCGAGGGGGACATGGCCGCCAAGCCCCTCGCGGACCTGTACAACCCGGCGACGCGCGCATGGACGCCGACGGGGCCGATGGTCGCGGCGCGGCGTGAGCACACGCTGACGACGCTGCCGTCGGGAAAGGTGCTGGCGGTGGGGGGCACCAACAAACTCAGCAGCGTGCCCCTGGCCACGGCGGAGCTCTATGACCCGGCGACGGGGACGTGGGCCTCGACGGGCAGCATGGCGCTGGGCCGTTTCGGCCATGGCGTGGTGCTGCTGCCCTCCGGGGAGGTCCTGGTGGTGGGGGGCGTGGTGGGCGCCTCCAATGGCGGAAGCCCGACGGCCACGGCGGAGCTCTACAACCCGGCGACCGGGACGTGGCGCTCCGCGGGGAACATGTCCGTGAGCCGGCGCCTGCACGCCGTCGCCTTGCTGGCGTCCGGGCAGGTGCTGGTGTCGGGAGGCGTCTCGGGGGCGGCCCTCCCGTTGGGGCCTTCGGAGCTCTACGACCCCTCGACGGGGAAGTGGACGGTGACGGGGAGCATGGTCCAGCCCCGGTCGATGCACTCCCTGACGGTGCTCGCGTCCGGGCAGGTGCTGGCGGCGGGAGGTCAGAACAAGACGCAGCTTGTCGGCGAGGCGGAGCTGTACGACCCGGCGACCCAGTCCTGGAGCGTGGTGGGGAAGATGGTGCGGGGCCGCACCCATGCCGTGACGGCGTTGCTGCCGTCGGGCCGGGTGCTCGTCACGGGCGGGAGTTCTGTCTTCAGCTCGACCACGGCGACGGCGACGTCCGAGGTGTTCGATCCCACCTCGGGGTTGTGGACCGCGACGTCGAGCCTGGGGCGGGCCCGCATCGAGCCCGGGGCCGTGCAGCTGCCGTCCGGGCAGGTGCTGGTGGTGGGGGGCTTCGCCGGCTACTCGCTCTCCGCGGCGGAGCTGTACACCGAGTAG
- the bcp gene encoding thioredoxin-dependent thiol peroxidase: MPMPQAGDKAPGFSLPDQSGATVSLSQFKGRHVVLYFYPKDATPGCTTEACDFRDEHSALVKAGAVVLGVSPDSVASHQKFATKQGLPFSLLADPDHALADAYGVWGEKSLYGRKFMGLIRATFLIGPDAKVVRVWPKVKVAGHVAEVLATLQGGASSAAAPAPQKAPAKAPAKKASAAEAKPATVKKPAAKKAPAAKGAARKGARA, from the coding sequence ATGCCCATGCCCCAAGCAGGTGACAAGGCCCCCGGCTTCTCGCTCCCCGACCAGAGCGGCGCCACCGTCTCCCTCTCGCAGTTCAAGGGGCGGCACGTCGTCCTCTACTTCTATCCGAAGGACGCGACCCCCGGCTGCACCACGGAGGCGTGTGACTTCCGTGACGAGCACTCCGCGCTGGTGAAGGCCGGCGCGGTGGTGCTGGGCGTGTCGCCGGACAGCGTCGCGTCCCACCAGAAGTTCGCCACGAAACAGGGGCTGCCGTTCTCGCTCCTGGCGGACCCGGACCACGCGCTGGCGGACGCGTACGGCGTGTGGGGGGAGAAGTCCCTCTATGGCCGCAAGTTCATGGGCCTCATCCGCGCGACCTTCCTCATCGGCCCGGACGCGAAGGTCGTCCGCGTGTGGCCCAAGGTGAAGGTCGCCGGGCACGTCGCGGAGGTCCTGGCCACGCTCCAGGGCGGAGCGTCCTCCGCCGCGGCTCCGGCCCCCCAGAAAGCTCCGGCGAAGGCTCCGGCGAAGAAGGCCTCCGCGGCCGAGGCGAAGCCCGCGACTGTCAAGAAACCGGCGGCGAAGAAGGCCCCGGCGGCGAAGGGCGCGGCCCGCAAGGGGGCCCGCGCCTGA
- a CDS encoding response regulator, with amino-acid sequence MAPRILVVDDNQELLSLLTQLFEDAGYEVVGASRGKQAIEAARAQPPGCAVLDILLPDMMGYHLADTLRKDNPQLPLLFITGVFKGGKHATEARQKYQAAGYFEKPFEAQKLLEAVAKVLPAEKKVPAASMQDAFEVELDIDVEEEGPQDAMELTGRIKVTGGGNLTAEIRGADLTATPMQKVSTTQVRPPTPGRPPDPLPVGAGAPGSRRGELRDNLPSLLTAFYLSRETGELGVQRGKVKKVVYFENGTPVFALSNLLADRFGQFLVRVGKIKPEQLQDASAVAAQSHRRTGDVLVERALLKDTERLYYVGQQVKAIIYSLFSWEEGTYVMSFKEKASSESIKLDVHPANLIVRGIKKLYKPERLRRLLQPEDRLIPAVAPAYGLNEVDLERWEAELLPKIDGNRVVGELLALANRPDHVVYGFLVSMMALGILDKRS; translated from the coding sequence ATGGCGCCTCGAATCCTCGTCGTGGACGACAACCAGGAGCTCCTCTCCCTCCTCACGCAGTTGTTCGAGGACGCCGGGTACGAGGTGGTGGGCGCCAGCCGTGGCAAGCAGGCCATCGAGGCCGCCCGCGCCCAGCCCCCCGGCTGTGCTGTCTTGGACATCCTGCTGCCGGACATGATGGGCTACCACCTGGCGGACACGCTGCGGAAGGACAACCCCCAGCTGCCGCTGCTCTTCATCACCGGCGTCTTCAAGGGCGGCAAGCACGCCACCGAGGCGCGCCAGAAGTACCAGGCCGCCGGCTATTTCGAGAAACCCTTCGAGGCCCAGAAGCTGCTGGAGGCCGTGGCCAAGGTCCTGCCCGCGGAGAAGAAGGTCCCCGCCGCCTCCATGCAGGACGCCTTCGAGGTGGAGCTGGACATCGACGTGGAGGAGGAGGGCCCGCAGGACGCCATGGAGCTGACCGGCCGCATCAAGGTCACCGGCGGCGGCAACCTCACGGCGGAAATCCGCGGCGCCGACCTCACCGCCACGCCCATGCAGAAGGTGTCCACCACCCAGGTGCGGCCCCCCACGCCGGGCCGCCCGCCGGATCCGCTGCCGGTGGGCGCGGGCGCGCCGGGCAGCCGCCGGGGCGAGCTGCGGGACAACCTGCCCTCGCTGCTCACCGCCTTCTACCTGTCGCGCGAGACGGGCGAATTGGGCGTTCAGCGCGGCAAGGTGAAGAAGGTCGTCTACTTCGAGAACGGCACCCCGGTGTTCGCGCTCTCCAACCTGCTGGCGGACCGCTTCGGGCAGTTCCTGGTGCGCGTGGGGAAGATCAAGCCCGAGCAGCTCCAGGACGCGTCCGCCGTCGCCGCGCAGAGCCACCGGCGCACCGGCGACGTGCTGGTGGAGCGCGCCCTGCTCAAGGACACGGAGCGGCTGTACTACGTGGGCCAGCAGGTGAAGGCCATCATCTACTCGCTCTTCTCCTGGGAGGAGGGCACGTACGTGATGAGCTTCAAGGAGAAGGCCTCCTCGGAGTCCATCAAGCTGGACGTGCACCCGGCGAACCTCATCGTCCGGGGCATCAAGAAGCTCTACAAGCCGGAGCGCCTGCGCCGCCTGCTCCAGCCCGAGGACCGGCTCATCCCCGCCGTCGCTCCCGCCTACGGCCTCAATGAGGTGGATCTGGAGCGCTGGGAGGCGGAGCTGCTGCCCAAGATCGACGGCAACCGCGTGGTGGGGGAGCTGCTCGCGTTAGCCAACCGCCCGGACCACGTCGTCTACGGCTTCCTGGTGTCGATGATGGCGCTGGGCATCCTGGACAAGCGCTCCTGA
- a CDS encoding MXAN_6627.5 family MYXO-CTERM protein, whose translation MPSLFSRIPPAGLLAGLLLFSPLTVLAQEGQQDAGQPDDPNSPEGDDNTGRVPTDCRSTSDCAPRFSCNAGKCKYTGIRQAETQGCLLGPQAALMVLGVAAVAGSRRRR comes from the coding sequence ATGCCCTCCCTCTTCTCGCGCATCCCCCCGGCAGGGCTCCTGGCCGGGCTGCTGCTGTTCTCCCCCCTGACGGTCCTGGCCCAGGAGGGCCAGCAGGACGCGGGCCAGCCGGACGATCCGAACTCCCCGGAAGGGGACGACAACACCGGCCGCGTGCCCACGGACTGCCGCAGCACCAGCGACTGCGCGCCGCGCTTCAGCTGCAACGCGGGCAAGTGCAAGTACACCGGCATCCGCCAGGCGGAGACGCAGGGCTGTCTGTTGGGTCCCCAGGCCGCGTTGATGGTGCTGGGCGTGGCCGCCGTGGCAGGCTCGCGGCGCCGCCGGTAA